The following proteins are encoded in a genomic region of Montipora foliosa isolate CH-2021 chromosome 8, ASM3666993v2, whole genome shotgun sequence:
- the LOC138012818 gene encoding all trans-polyprenyl-diphosphate synthase PDSS1-like isoform X1 — translation MAVANISCPPFALLSCFKKFFISRNSVFSVKVCESTCRLHISSCYSCSISVRRQYPASAQPTSGLISYTAVTHPRKNKLFQSSPCRRDADHVSSRYCSSWSSLQNSQSDPQVLTETYLSNLCDRIKKKLNTSIKPLREVSHYYFDGRGKYIRPMIVLLAAGACNKHTDNTSKILHSQEIVVMVSEMIHTASLIHDDVIDGANTRRGKISVNEKFGEKMSVLAGDYILSCASKTLAQLGNAEVVELLAKVVDELIKGEFMQLGSKENPDERFNHYLDKTYKKTASLVACCCRAVAVFGDCQLEVQEIAYQYGRNIGMAFQIVDDILDFIATDKEMGKPTATDLHLGLATAPVLFACEQFPDLNALIMRRFKGPNDVEEARQAVYKSDGIARSYTLATQYTKEAVKQISKLSASPQRDALISITHKVLQRRK, via the exons atggcggttgCAAACATTTCATGTCCCCCTTTTGCCCTCCTGTCATGCTTTAAAAAGTTTTTTATTTCGCGGAATTCAGTCTTCAGCGTTAAAGTATGTGAAAGCACTTGCCGTCTGCATATATCCAGCTGTTACTCTTGTTCTATCTCTGTCCGCCGTCAGTATCCAGCTTCAGCCCAACCCACGTCAGGGTTAATATCCTATACAGCAGTAACTCATCctagaaaaaacaaattatttcaaaGCTCTCCTTGCCGTAGGGATGCAGATCATGTCTCTTCCAG ATACTGTTCATCTTGGTCATCGTTACAAAATTCCCAAAGTGATCCACAAGTTTTAACAGAAACATATTTATCAAACCTGTGTGATCGTATAAAAAAG AAATTAAACACATCTATAAAACCTCTGAGAGAAGTGAGCCATTACTACTTTGATGGTCGAGGGAAGTACATTAGACCAATGATTGTCTTGCTTGCAGCAGGTGCATGCAACAAACACACCGATAATACAAG CAAAATCCTTCACTCTCAAGAAATTGTTGTCATGGTGTCAGAGATGATCCACACTGCTAGCTTGATCCATGATGATGTCATTGATGGTGCAAATACAAGGCGTGGCAAGATTTCTGTGAATGAGAAGTTTGGAGAGAAGATGTCTGTACTGGCTGGAGACTACATTCTGTCCTGTGCTTCAAAAACACTTGCACAGCTTGGAAATGCGGAAGTGGTAGAGCTGTTAGCAAAAGTTGTAGATGAGCTAATAAAAG GCGAGTTTATGCAACTGGGATCGAAAGAAAACCCAGATGAAAGGTTCAATCACTACTTAGATAAAACATACAAGAAGACAGCCAGCTTGGTGGCATGTTGCTGCAGAGCG GTTGCCGTATTTGGTGATTGTCAGCTTGAGGTGCAGGAAATCGCATATCAATATGGGAGAAATATTGGAATGGCATTTCAG ATAGTGGACGATATACTTGATTTTATAGCCACTGATAAAGAGATGGGAAAACCAACAGCTACAGATTTACATCTTGGACTGGCAACGGCACCTGTCCTGTTTGCATGTGAACAG TTCCCTGACTTGAATGCTCTTATTATGCGCCGGTTTAAAGGCCCGAATGATGTAGAGGAAGCCCGCCAAGCCGTTTATAAG AGTGATGGAATCGCCCGCTCTTATACACTAGCAACTCAGTACACTAAGGAGGCTGTGAAACAAATTAGCAAGTTATCTGCATCACCGCAACGCGACGCCCTAATCAGTATCACACACAAAGTCCtacaaagaagaaaataa
- the LOC138012814 gene encoding GTP-binding protein 4-like: MAHYNFKQITVVPSAKDFVDIILSRTQRKTPTVIHRHYKISRIRGFYMRKVKFTQQNYHDKLTTIITDFPRLEDIHPFYSDLMNVLYDKDHYKLALGQINTARHLIDNVAKDYVRLLKYGDSLYRCKQLKRAALGRMCTVMKRQNQSLQYLEQVRQHLARLPCIDPNTRTLLICGFPNVGKSSFMNKVTRADVEVQPYAFTTKSLFVGHMDYKYLRWQVVDTPGILDHSLEERNTIEMQAITALAHLRAAILFIVDISEQCAHTLEEQIELFNGIKPLFANKPLLVVLNKVDIIRPEDLPDEKKELLKAFDQDGVTVLSMSAVSEEGVMAVKTEACDQLLAHRVEVKMKGKKAKDVMNRLHVAMPTQRDQKERPPCIPQAVLDKKQAMAIEGAQTKRKLAKDLESELGEDYFMDMRQHWDLKIEEEKHDVLPEIYLGKNVADYIDPDIMKKLEELEKEEELREQAGLYDSDLEELHSEEEDIRNKAELIRQKKKLMKKVHAESRASNNSAKVPRSTFLKVQAARSRKRKADFGEEMEGIEEGDGDLTRARSQTPVSRKRKRAASSVARSLSRPPRDQSGITPPEKKKKAKKLSKVAQRGMNRMGRAGEADRKIGTKMPKHIFAGKRKMNKVSRR; encoded by the exons ATGGCACACTACAATTTCAAGCAAATTACGGTAGTTCCCTCGGCAAAG GACTTTGTCGACATCATTCTTTCGAGAACGCAAAGGAAAACCCCAACAGTAATACATCG acaCTACAAAATAAGCCGGATTCGGGGATTTTACATGAGAAAGGTCAAGTTTACCCAGCAGAATTACCATGACAAACTGACGACCATCATTACTGACTTTCCAAGGCTTGAG GACATTCATCCATTTTATTCTGATCTGATGAATGTTCTCTACGATAAAGATCACTATAAACTGGCCTTAGGGCAAATAAATACAGCGCGACACTTGATTGACAA TGTTGCAAAGGATTATGTGAGGCTCTTGAAGTATGGCGACTCACTCTACAGGTGCAAACAATTGAAAAGAGCTGCTCTTGGAAG AATGTGCACAGTGATGAAGAGGCAAAACCAAAGTTTGCAATACTTGGAACAAG TTCGGCAGCATTTAGCTAGGCTTCCATGCATTGATCCCAATACAAGAACACTCTTGATTTGCGG TTTTCCAAATGTTGGCAAATCAAGTTTCATGAATAAG GTGACCAGAGCTGATGTTGAAGTCCAGCCTTATGCCTTTACCACAAAATCACTCTTTGTTGGCCACATGGACTACAAATACCTCAGATGGCAG GTTGTTGATACTCCAGGAATTCTTGACCATTCATTGGAAGAACGAAACACAATAGAGATGCAG GCCATCACTGCACTTGCGCATCTTAGAGCAGCCATTTTGTTTATCGTGGACATTTCAGAGCAGTGTGCACACACCCTTGAGGAGCAAATTGAACTTTTCAATGGAATTAAACCTCTCTTTGCTAACAAACCCCTGCTTGTTGTTCTGAACAAAGTTGATATTATCAGACCAGAAGACTTACCTGACGAAAAGAAAGAGTTGCTGAAAGCTTTTGATCAAGATG GTGTGACAGTTCTTTCAATGAGCGCAGTCAGTGAGGAGGGTGTGATGGCTGTGAAAACTGAAGCATGTGATCAGCTGTTGGCTCACAGAGTTGAGGTGAAAATGAAAGGCAAGAAAGCAAAGGATGTTATGAACAGACTTCATGTTGCCATGCCGACCCAGAGAGATCAGAAAGAGAGACCACCATGCATTCCGCAG GCAGTACTTGATAAGAAGCAAGCAATGGCGATTGAAGGAGCTCAAACAAAGAGAAAACTGGCAAAGGATCTTGAGTCCGAGCTTGGAGAAGATTATTTCATGGATATGCGGCAACATTGGGACTTAAAGATTGAGGAAGAGAAACATGATGTTCTACCAGAGATATACCTCGGAAAAAATGTGGCTGACTACATTGATCCAGATATAATGAAG AAATTGGAAGAGTTGGAGAAGGAAGAGGAGTTACGTGAGCAGGCTGGCCTTTATGATTCTGATTTG GAAGAACTCCACTCCGAAGAAGAAGATATCAGAAACAAAGCAGAACT AATCCGTCAGAAGAAAAAGCTGATGAAGAAAGTTCATGCCGAAAGTAGAGCAAGTAATAACAGTGCCAAGGTTCCTCGTTCCACATTTCTGAAG GTTCAAGCTGCTCGCAGCAGGAAAAGGAAAGCTGACTTTGGTGAAGAAATGGAAGGCATTGAAGAA GGAGATGGAGATTTAACTAGGGCCCGTTCCCAGACCCCAGTGAGCCGCAAAAGAAAACGAGCCGCAAGCAGTGTCGCGCGCAGCTTGTCACGGCCACCACGTGACCAGTCAGGGATAACCCCCCCAGAG aaaaagaagaaagctaAGAAGCTGTCAAAGGTCGCTCAAAGGGGAATGAACCGTATGGGACGAGCAG GAGAGGCAGACAGGAAGATCGGAACAAAGATGCCCAAGCACATATTTGCAGGAAAACGAAAGATGAACAAGGTGTCGAGAAGATAA
- the LOC138012817 gene encoding limb region 1 protein homolog, protein MASDYDGSEEERIFYDTVREYVISLLCFIVLYGISHVTISTYKRKRDELDSDEEEAFVYRISFWLCTFTLTVSLGAVLMLPMSIFSNEIMIMYPNSYYIKWLNGSLIHGIWNQIFLGSYMSLFVAIPFAYFFTESEGFAGSRKGIMARVYETFVVLFLLAVLITSNVWVVLALIDRGRTSDEDAWVPGLPFIYSCISLLGGLMLLLCTPVGFARMFTVLGQYVVKPQFLRDLDDEINAIALEEESLKRKMNGYSNGVSMHNGVSVHSGVDHNPSKLEQLQVQRQELERSIRASSLQRNCVYPILLLALLALTTSCMAMVALNVLSLLFVHGALPKKSTVLELGKVSSSMMGTFGALLEIILIFYLMSASLVGLYSVPCFARLRPVVRETTTTKVIANCVVLLILSSALPALSRTLGITKFDLMGEFARLDWLGNFRVVILYNLLFEVLTAFCLVNKFTASVRKALYEQVQSLTMPLLRRFKPKVKASV, encoded by the exons ATGGCGTCAGACTACGATGGAAGCGAGGAAGAACGGATTTTTTACGATACAGTTAGAGAATATGTG ATCTCTCTactttgttttattgttttgtatGGAATTTCTCATGTTACCATCAGTacttacaaaagaaaaagagatgAACTGGATTCTG aTGAAGAGGAAGCCTTTGTTTACCGAATATC GTTTTGGTTATGTACATTCACCCTGACAGTTTCACTGGGAGCAGTGCTTATGTTGCCAATGTCCATCTTCAGTAATGAGATTATGATTATGTATCCAAACAGCTATTACATCAAGTGGCTCAATGGCTCCCTTATTCATG gaaTATGGAACCAGATATTTTTGGGATCATACATGTCACTCTTTGTTGCCATCCCTTTTGCTTATTTCTTTACTGAATCAGAAGGATTTGCAGGTTCAAGAAAG GGTATCATGGCAAGAGTTTATGAAACATTTGTGGTTCTGTTCCTGCTTGCTGTCCTTATCACAAGCAATGTTTGGGTGGTGTTGGCTCTAATTGACAGGGGACGGACATCAGATGAAG atgcTTGGGTTCCTGGTCTCCCATTTATCTATTCTTGTATATCTCTCCTTGGTGGACTCATGCTTTTGC TTTGTACTCCAGTTGGATTTGCACGGATGTTCACTGTCTTGGGCCAGTATGTTGTCAAGCCACAG TTCCTTCGTGATTTAGATGATGAAATAAATGCAATTGCACTAGAGGAggaaagtttgaaaagaaaaatgaatg GTTACAGCAATGGAGTCTCCATGCACAATGGCGTCTCCGTGCACAGTGGCGTCGACCATAATCCAAGCAAATTAGAGCAACTGCAAGTTCAAAGACAAGAACTGG AGAGAAGTATAAGAGCATCATCTTTGCAAAGGAATTGTGTGTACCCCATTTTGTTGCTGGCTCTGTTGGCTTTAACA ACCAGCTGTATGGCCATGGTAGCACTAAACGTTCTCAGTTTGTTGTTTGTCCATGGAGCGCTTCCAAAGAAATCAACG GTGCTTGAGTTAGGTAAAGTCTCCTCCTCGATGATGGGAACATTTGGCGCGCTACTGGAAATAATCCTGATATT CTACTTAATGAGTGCATCCTTGGTAGGCCTGTACAGTGTTCCATGCTTTGCGCGACTGCGTCCTGTGGTTCGTGAAACCACAACCACCAAG GTGATAGCAAATTGTGTTGTTCTGTTAATTCTGAGCTCTGCTTTGCCCGCTCTATCAAGAACACTCg GGATAACCAAGTTTGACTTGATGGGTGAGTTTGCACGTCTGGACTGGTTGGGGAATTTTCGCGTGGTGATTCTTTACAACTTGTTGTTCGAAGTATTGACTGCTTTCTGTTTGGTCAATAAATTTACTGCGTCCGTAAGAAAGGCTTTGTATGAACAGGTCCAAAGCCTGACTATGCCGCTCCTTAGGCGATTCAAACCAAAGGTGAAAGCCTCCGTGTGA
- the LOC138012818 gene encoding all trans-polyprenyl-diphosphate synthase PDSS1-like isoform X2: MIVLLAAGACNKHTDNTSKILHSQEIVVMVSEMIHTASLIHDDVIDGANTRRGKISVNEKFGEKMSVLAGDYILSCASKTLAQLGNAEVVELLAKVVDELIKGEFMQLGSKENPDERFNHYLDKTYKKTASLVACCCRAVAVFGDCQLEVQEIAYQYGRNIGMAFQIVDDILDFIATDKEMGKPTATDLHLGLATAPVLFACEQFPDLNALIMRRFKGPNDVEEARQAVYKSDGIARSYTLATQYTKEAVKQISKLSASPQRDALISITHKVLQRRK; encoded by the exons ATGATTGTCTTGCTTGCAGCAGGTGCATGCAACAAACACACCGATAATACAAG CAAAATCCTTCACTCTCAAGAAATTGTTGTCATGGTGTCAGAGATGATCCACACTGCTAGCTTGATCCATGATGATGTCATTGATGGTGCAAATACAAGGCGTGGCAAGATTTCTGTGAATGAGAAGTTTGGAGAGAAGATGTCTGTACTGGCTGGAGACTACATTCTGTCCTGTGCTTCAAAAACACTTGCACAGCTTGGAAATGCGGAAGTGGTAGAGCTGTTAGCAAAAGTTGTAGATGAGCTAATAAAAG GCGAGTTTATGCAACTGGGATCGAAAGAAAACCCAGATGAAAGGTTCAATCACTACTTAGATAAAACATACAAGAAGACAGCCAGCTTGGTGGCATGTTGCTGCAGAGCG GTTGCCGTATTTGGTGATTGTCAGCTTGAGGTGCAGGAAATCGCATATCAATATGGGAGAAATATTGGAATGGCATTTCAG ATAGTGGACGATATACTTGATTTTATAGCCACTGATAAAGAGATGGGAAAACCAACAGCTACAGATTTACATCTTGGACTGGCAACGGCACCTGTCCTGTTTGCATGTGAACAG TTCCCTGACTTGAATGCTCTTATTATGCGCCGGTTTAAAGGCCCGAATGATGTAGAGGAAGCCCGCCAAGCCGTTTATAAG AGTGATGGAATCGCCCGCTCTTATACACTAGCAACTCAGTACACTAAGGAGGCTGTGAAACAAATTAGCAAGTTATCTGCATCACCGCAACGCGACGCCCTAATCAGTATCACACACAAAGTCCtacaaagaagaaaataa